A region of the Fischerella sp. PCC 9605 genome:
CTTGGCTACCAAGTCAACACCGCCAACATTTTGCGCCTGTGGAAAGCAGAAGCACCTGAGTCGTTTGATTTTCAGGCATTCAACATTGGTGATTACTACGGTGCAGTCAACAAAAAAGTAGTTTCAGAAAATATTTCCAAGGTTCTCTATCCCAACGATGAACAAGTTCAAGGTAAGCAGCTACGCTTAGAACAGCAATATTTCTTTGTTTCCTGCTCTCTCCAAAATATGATCCGCATTCACCAGGATCATGGTAACAGCTTGGAGACATTTCACGAAAACTTTGCAGCACAACTCAATGACACTCACCCCGCCATTGGTGTAGCAGAACTGATGCGGTTGTTGGTGGATGAACATCATATCGATTGGGATAAAGCTTGGGATATCACCCAAAAAACCTTTGGCTATACCAACCACACCTTACTACCAGAAGCTTTAGAAAAGTGGTCTATTAATCTGTTTGGTAGTACACTGCCTCGTCATTTAGAAATTATCTACGAAATCAATCGTCGCTTCCTCGACCAAGTACGGCTGAAATATCCTCACGATGTAGCGAAAATTGCCCGACTGTCGCTGATTGATGAAACTGGTGATAGATATGTCCGCATGGCAAATTTAGCGTGTGTCGGCAGCCATGCGATCAACGGTGTCGCTGCATTGCACACTGAACTGCTGAAGCAGACTGTCTTGAGAGATTTTTATGAATTTTCGCCAGAAAAATTTAGCAACAAAACCAATGGAGTCACGCCACGCCGTTGGATAGTGTTGAGCAATCCCGGCTTGACTAGTTTAATTTCGAGCAAAATAGGCGACAACTGGATTAATCACCTAGAAGACCTCAGACAGTTAGAACGCTTTGTTGAAGATGCTAATTTCCGTCAACAATGGCGGCAGATTAAGCTAGAAACTAAGCGTAATTTGGCAAATTACATTCAAAAGAAAACTGGTGTTGTTGTTAACCCAGAATCACTCTTCGACATACAGGTCAAGCGCATTCACGAGTATAAGCGTCAGCACTTGAATGTGCTGCACATCATTACGCTTTATAACCGCATCAAGCACAATCCTGATTGCGAGATCGTGCCCCGCACATTTATTTTCGGTGGTAAAGCTGCACCAGGTTACTACATGGCCAAGCTGATCATCAAATTTATCAATTCTGTAGCTGAGGTTGTCAACGCCGATCCCGATGTGCGCGATCGCCTCAAAGTAGTTTTCTTGCCAGATTATAATGTCACTTTGGGTCAAAAAGTATACCCCGCCGCTGAGTTGTCAGAGCAAATTTCTACTGCTGGTTTAGAAGCTTCTGGTACTGGCAACATGAAGTTTTCTATGAATGGGGCATTGACTATTGGTACTCTCGATGGTGCCAATGTCGAAATTCGTGAAGAAGTAGGAGAAGAAAATTTCTTCTTGTTCGGACTGCGAACTGAAGAAGTCTACGCCCTCAAAGCCCGAGGCTACAATCCTTGGGAATACTACAACTCCAACCCACAACTTAAAGAAGTGATTGACCTGATTGCTTCAGGAATTTTCTCTCATGGCGATACAGGCTTGTTCCGTCCACTGCTTGACTCTCTACTCTATCACGATCCATTCATACTGCTGGCTGACTACCAATCCTACATAGATTGTCAGGAACGAGTAAGTCAAGCATATCGCGACCAAGACAATTGGACTCGCATGTCCATTGTGAATGTAGCGCGGATGGGCAAGTTTTCCTCAGATCGCTCAATTCGCGAGTACTGCCAGGAAATTTGGAATGTAGAACCAGTGACGATCGAACTAGAAGAATACGTTCAATCTAAAGCTGGCTTAAATGTATAAATATTACGTAGGAGCTAAATATATTGGAGTTAAGTACCGCATGCTTGAACCAGCAGAAACGGTTAAAATCTTCCAAAAACAGCCGACAATCCATACTTTTTCCAGCGGTCAAATCATTTTTGCAGAAGGTGAGCCTGGGGATTGCATGTATGGCATCTTGAACGGAGAAGTGGAGATATTCGTCGATGGTAAAGTAGTTGAAACCATTCAAAAAGGAGATGTGTTTGGTGTAGGAGCATTAGTTGTTCCAGAACACACAAGAGCATCTACAGCGGTTGCCAAAACTGACTGCCAACTAGCCTTCCTAGACCAAAACGGTTTCCTCTTCGCTGTGCAAGAAACTCCAATGTTTGCACTACTAGTGATGCGGAGTTACTCAGAGCGCCTGCGTGCATTAAAACGTTCTATTTGATACATTCGCGTTAATGGGGCATAGGGCAAAGGGCATCGGGTAAAGGAACTGGAGAAGTAAAAAGTAAAAAGTAAAAAGGTAAAAGAAAAAATTCTTTCTTTTTACTTTTAGCTTTTAACCCTTCGCTGCGCTCGAGGGCATGCTTTTGACTTATTTTTGCCCAATTCCCAATGCCCAATGCCCAATGCCTTCTACTTAACTAAAGCTTATGCAACTGCCAATTTGTAATACAAAAGTAGTCGCCACGATTGGCCCGGCTAGTAGTTCTCGCGAAGTGCTGACAAAAATGATTCAAGCTGGGATGAACGTGGCTCGCTTGAATTTTTCTCATGGTAGCTACGACGACCATGCGAAAACAATAGCATTGCTGCGATCGCTAGAGAAAGAATTGGATACCCCGGTTACTCTGTTGCAAGACTTGCAAGGGCCAAAGATTCGAGTTGGTCAGTTGCCAAATAATACCATTAGTTTAACCGAAGGAGAATTTATTACTCTCGTACCGATAGCCAACTTCTCGAACCAAGCCAATACGATTTCTATTGACTACCCCCATCTTGCCGAAGACGCCCAACCAGGAAACCAAGTTCTTCTTGATGATGGTCTGTTGGAACTTCAGGTAGAAGAGGTGAAAGCAGATGCTGTAAAATGCAGAATCATCCGGGGAGGTATCCTCAAAAGCCGTAAAGGAGTGAATTTTCCCAATCTTGATTTGCGGTTGCCTTCTCTGACTCAAAAAGACTTGCAAGATTTAGACTTTGGCTTATCTCAGGGAGTAGATTACATCTCTTTGAGTTTTGTTCGTCGGCCAGAAGATATCCGTACTTTAAAAGACTTGCTGGCACAAAAAGGGGCAGCAGATCAGCCTGTCGTTGCCAAGCTGGAAAAGCCCCAAGCTATCAATAACTTAGAAGCGATTATCGATGAGTGTGATGCGGTGATGGTAGCCCGGGGAGATTTGGGTGTGGAAATGAGTCCAGAGAAAGTCCCACTGATTCAAAAGCGGATTATTCGGCTGTGCAACCGCAAGGGCATTCCGGTCATTACTGCTACACAAATGCTGGAAAGCATGACTCATAATCCCCGTCCCACTCGTGCTGAAGCCAGCGATGTTGCTAACGCCATCATTGATGGCGCTGATGCGGTGATGCTCTCGGGAGAATCTGCGGTTGGGGAATTTCCCGTGCAAGCTGTGGAAATGTTAGTGCGAATTGCTGCGGATATCGAACCAGATTTAGACTTCGTCAACAATCCGCCGGCAAAAAATGATGAAACCCATGCTCTCAGCGAAGCCATCAACGCCATTGTCAATGCGCTGCCACTGCGCTGCATTGTGGCGTTCACCAGTACGGGATACACAGCCCAATTAGCAGCCGGTGAGCGCCCCAAAGTACCTATTGTTGCTTTAACACCTAATTCTATCACCTACCACCGCTTGAACTTAATTTGGGGAATTCGACCAGTTTTGTTAGAAGATGAGGTTGAGACATTTGAAGAATTGACTGCACAAGTCCAGACAATTCTGCTACAGCGTGGTTGGGTTGCCTCAGGTGATAAAGTTTTGATTCTAGGAGGCATTCCGACTATGCGTCCTCAAGGGACAAATTTTCTCAAAATTCATACTATCACCCCAGAGTAGGAAGAGTATGGGGAGAAAAGACTCCCCCATCTCCCAATCTCCCCATCTAAGGGACTTCCAAGAAATAAATTATCCCGGATTGTGAGGTGGAGAGAAGTCCGAGCGGAGGTTTCCTCCGTAGACGCCCTCCAGGCGGCTTCCCAAAGGGTTCGGAACTTCGGAGCATCCTGCCCGCCTCTGGGATGGGACGGGTGGGGACATCCATCCCACAAGAAAATTTGGGTTTGATACGCGATCGCACTTTGGTAAATATAGGACTCCTATTTGATTTTTGAAAAGATACGTATTTATTTTTTAAATTGTCGGCTTTTACCAATATTTATTTTGAATCCAATAAAGAAGTGCTTCTATTTGCGTACATTATTTATTTGCTCAATCAGTGCTAAAACATCACTGCGGCTGAGTTTTTCTTTACCATTAGCAATAGCATTGAGAGTACCAAAAGCCAAGCTGAGGGGAATTTGGCAAAAATCTAAAGCAGGACCAGCAGCAAGATTTTTCGTGTATGCTTCTGCCAGGACTAAATTGCGGCGCGCATATACTTGCATGTTTTCTGCACTCCAACCATCCGGGAAAAAGCTGACTTCACGGGCCAAATCTTCTTTATGGTTGCGGAGGATATTAACTGCCTGTAAACCCCGACCAAATCCAACCGCATGAGTACGATTAGTCTGCGTGCCATCGTACCAAGCCCACAAATCGGAGAGTAACAAGCCAACCGCACCAGCTACCCCAAAAGTGTAACGATCCAAATCATACTCTGTATGAATTTCCCAGTTTCTTTCTGCCCAGTATGCCATTCTGTCTGCCATTGCCGCAGTAGCATCCCAAATCCTGGGGGCAACAGTTTCAGGTGCGAGTAGCGCCCATTCTCTGATCCGAATGCTGACTTCTGGTAAAAATTTTTCGTGTGCACCAAATCCCACTGAGAAAGAATCAATCGCAAAACCATCAACTGCTACCTGCAATGTTAAGCTAATCGTTCGCAACAGCTTAGCTTTAGTTTGGTTATCCAATTCTGGATGGTCTTCAATTTCATCAATGGCTCGCATACATAGATATGCTGATGCCACTGCCTCTTGCAATACTCGCGGTAAACGACTAATGGGAATATAAAAAGTCCGACTAGTCTCCTTTAAAATCTCTAACCCATCTCCCAGTAAATCCATTCCTACACACCTCTATCACTCTTGTAACATACTGGAGTTTGTAAATCTTTGATGATTTTTTATATATATTTCACTCAAACTTAATATTTTATTTGCTAGTGTTTATCTCGGAAATTTTGTTTTTATTGTTGGGTATATCTTATCTGTAATTGAACCGAATATTTCTGGAAAAGCATTTAAATTTTTTCGCATAGGTTTTGCCTATATATGTTTATTAACAGTCTGACATATATGTACATAATAAATCATGAATTTTTTTTACAGTCAAAATTAAAAATAGATCCTTTGCATAAAATCAGACCTTTTGCAAGAATGGCTTTTGCATTTTTGTAAAGAGAAAACAATCCCAATCAATTTCTAAAAATTGAGATGAAGTATCAATTTATTAAACTGTTAACTAATTCCCAAACTGATTTACTCAAAATTTTTGACAACATTCACTTCTTTGAATAACTGCGTTCTCAGAATGCATAAAAACTCTTTTTTCTTCGTGTCTTGGTGTCTTTGTGGTTCAAGATTTTTTACCACCAAGGCACAAAGACACCAAGCATTTTCATAGGAGTTAGGTTTTAACCACTAACCACAGCGATCGCCTAAGAAAATATTGCTCGATACTGACCCAAAGCAATTAGAGGAAAGCATTGTTGATAAAGGTGATACTTCAGATAAAAATGACCGGGAAAACCAGTACCTGTAAAATCAGCTTCATCCCAAGTACCATCTGTCTGTTGAGTTGCAAGTAAGTAGTTAATTCCTTGCTCGATCGCCGATATTGCAAATTTGTCTGTTGCTTTACCTGCTGCTATCAACCCTATCAAAGCCCAAGCGGTTTGAGATGCAGTGCTGCGTCCTTGTCCCTTCAAACTAGGATCGTCATAGCTGCGGCAAGTTTCGCCCCAACCACCATCTGAGTTTTGACAACCGACTAACCAAGCAACACCCCTTTCTATACTGTTTCGCTGAGTTTGCGGAGCAACTAAAGATAGGGCTGCCAATACGCCACTTGTTCCATAGATGTAATTGACTCCCCAACGACCGAACCAGCAACCTTCAGGTTCTTGTTCGCGTAAGAGATAGTTAATTGCTCGTTCAAAGTTATGAGCATCAATGGATAGATGACAACTACCCAGCATTTCTATAACTCTGGCAGTGACATCAGCCGTGTTGGGATCGATCATCGCTTTGAGATCGCCGTAGGGAATCAGATTCAGCCAATCTTGATTATTGTCTAAATCAAAAGCAGCCCAACCACCTGCTTGACACTGCATCGAAGCAATCCAGTCCACCGCACGAGCCATAGCTCTCTGTTTGAGCTTTTCATCAGGAAGCTTGACAACATCCAGCGCCATCACAACGACAGCAGTGTCATCGACATCGGGATAAAAGCGATTGTCAAATTCAAACGCCCACGCACCGGGTTTTCCTCGCCGATTTTTGACAGCCCAATCGCCGTAGTCGAGAATTTGTTTGCTCAACAACCACTCGCCCGCCCGTACTAGAGAAGGATGATCTGATGATAAACCAGAATCAACAAGCGCTCTGATTGCCCAAGCTGTATCCCAAACAGGGGAAACACATGGTTGGACTCGGTAAGTATCTGCTGTTTCGATCGCAAAATTATCGACGGCTTGCAATCCTCGTTCTACAATCGGATCGGCTGGATCATAATCCAAGCATCGCAATGCTAGTAGTGAATTCAGCATGGCTGGAATAATGCCGCCCCAGTCGCCTGTTGCTTCTTGCCGTTCTAAAATCCACTTGTGTGCAGCTTTGATACCTTCTTCGCGAAAAGGCACTAAATTCAGGTTTTCCGCAAGTTTAAAACCTGAGTCGAGGGCGAGAAATAAATCTGTCCAGTCACCTTGGCGGGGTAATTCATATTTGACTCGATCTGCACCTTCGGCATAAAGTTCGTTCAAGTTGATCGCTGGGTCTACCTTAAAGACTGGTTTGCGATCGCACACAATCAGCAATGGCACGGTGCTTGACCTAGCCCAACTTGACAATTCATAGATATTAAACACAAAATTCTCTGGCAACAACATTACCCAAGGCGGTAACGAAGGAATGCCTTGCCAGCTATAGCACCCAATCAGCGCCAGGTGTAACTTAGTAAAAATGCGAGTCCGACTAATGCCGCCCCGCTCTAAAATAAAAGCTCTTGCCCGGATCATTGCTGGGTCGCTTGGAGGTACACCCAACAGCCTCAGCGCCATGTATGCTTCTACTGAAGTACTGAGTTCTCCTCCATCTCCATAAAAAAGCTCCCAACCACCGTGTTCTCGTTGCTGAGAACGCAGATATGCTTCAACTTTATGCAAAGGTCTAGATCGATCTGTTCCCCAAATTTTATGCAGGAGAACAACCTCCGCAGTGATGGTAACGTTGGATTCTAACTCAGCCCACCAATAGCCTTTGGGATCTTGGATCGAAAGTAGATAGTTTTGACTAGCAGCGATCGCATCTGGGAGTTTGGATACGGTAACTCTATCTTGAGTTTGCATGAAACACTTCTCACACTACACACAAATAGTTTAGATGTTGCTGAATCAAAATTATCTATAGCAGTCCTAAATCATTCGTGAAAAACAAAATCCCCGACTTCTTAGAGAAGTCTCTGTGGTCTGTAGTCGTATGTCATACAAGTCCTAATTACAAAGCTTATGGCAAAATTAAAACAATCCCTTCTCCTGTTGGGTAAACCTGATGCTCATAGGTCAAATTCTCCGGAATCACTACCAAATTACCAAACTTCTTGGAAGCGGTGGATTTGGTGAAACCTACTTAGCAGAAGATTTAGATTTACCAAACCATCCGGTATGTGTCGTCAAACACCTGCAACCGAAAGACCCTAGACCAGCAGTTTTACAAATTGCCAGACGACTTTTTGAGAGTGAAGCACAGGTTTTGTATCGGTTGGGTAATGAATGCAATCAGATTCCTCGGTTGTTTGCCCACTTTGAGGAGAAAGGGGAATTTTATTTGGTGCAGGAGTTTGTTGACGGAGAAGATTTAAGTCAGCAAATCTCTCCCGGTAAGCGATTGAGTGAAGCTGAGGTGACTAAGTTACTACAGGAAATTTTAGAAGTTCTCACAGTTGTCCATCAAAAGAATATCATTCACCGAGATATCAAACCGCAAAATTTAATGCGGCGGCGTCAAGATGGCAAGATAGTGTTGATTGACTTTGGTGCAGTTAAGGAAATTAGCACTTTAACGGTGAATGCTCAAGGGCAAAGTAGTTTAACAGTTACTATCGGTACTGCGGGTTATATGCCTAGCGAACAAGCTACCGGACAGCCAAAGCTATGCAGTGATGTCTATGCAGTGGGGATGCTGGCGATATATGCTTTAACTGGCATACAGCCG
Encoded here:
- a CDS encoding squalene/phytoene synthase family protein, giving the protein MDLLGDGLEILKETSRTFYIPISRLPRVLQEAVASAYLCMRAIDEIEDHPELDNQTKAKLLRTISLTLQVAVDGFAIDSFSVGFGAHEKFLPEVSIRIREWALLAPETVAPRIWDATAAMADRMAYWAERNWEIHTEYDLDRYTFGVAGAVGLLLSDLWAWYDGTQTNRTHAVGFGRGLQAVNILRNHKEDLAREVSFFPDGWSAENMQVYARRNLVLAEAYTKNLAAGPALDFCQIPLSLAFGTLNAIANGKEKLSRSDVLALIEQINNVRK
- the pyk gene encoding pyruvate kinase, whose protein sequence is MQLPICNTKVVATIGPASSSREVLTKMIQAGMNVARLNFSHGSYDDHAKTIALLRSLEKELDTPVTLLQDLQGPKIRVGQLPNNTISLTEGEFITLVPIANFSNQANTISIDYPHLAEDAQPGNQVLLDDGLLELQVEEVKADAVKCRIIRGGILKSRKGVNFPNLDLRLPSLTQKDLQDLDFGLSQGVDYISLSFVRRPEDIRTLKDLLAQKGAADQPVVAKLEKPQAINNLEAIIDECDAVMVARGDLGVEMSPEKVPLIQKRIIRLCNRKGIPVITATQMLESMTHNPRPTRAEASDVANAIIDGADAVMLSGESAVGEFPVQAVEMLVRIAADIEPDLDFVNNPPAKNDETHALSEAINAIVNALPLRCIVAFTSTGYTAQLAAGERPKVPIVALTPNSITYHRLNLIWGIRPVLLEDEVETFEELTAQVQTILLQRGWVASGDKVLILGGIPTMRPQGTNFLKIHTITPE
- the shc gene encoding squalene--hopene cyclase, producing MQTQDRVTVSKLPDAIAASQNYLLSIQDPKGYWWAELESNVTITAEVVLLHKIWGTDRSRPLHKVEAYLRSQQREHGGWELFYGDGGELSTSVEAYMALRLLGVPPSDPAMIRARAFILERGGISRTRIFTKLHLALIGCYSWQGIPSLPPWVMLLPENFVFNIYELSSWARSSTVPLLIVCDRKPVFKVDPAINLNELYAEGADRVKYELPRQGDWTDLFLALDSGFKLAENLNLVPFREEGIKAAHKWILERQEATGDWGGIIPAMLNSLLALRCLDYDPADPIVERGLQAVDNFAIETADTYRVQPCVSPVWDTAWAIRALVDSGLSSDHPSLVRAGEWLLSKQILDYGDWAVKNRRGKPGAWAFEFDNRFYPDVDDTAVVVMALDVVKLPDEKLKQRAMARAVDWIASMQCQAGGWAAFDLDNNQDWLNLIPYGDLKAMIDPNTADVTARVIEMLGSCHLSIDAHNFERAINYLLREQEPEGCWFGRWGVNYIYGTSGVLAALSLVAPQTQRNSIERGVAWLVGCQNSDGGWGETCRSYDDPSLKGQGRSTASQTAWALIGLIAAGKATDKFAISAIEQGINYLLATQQTDGTWDEADFTGTGFPGHFYLKYHLYQQCFPLIALGQYRAIFS
- a CDS encoding glycogen/starch/alpha-glucan phosphorylase gives rise to the protein MTASMDPAQIAALQIEDDRTGLSIETLRRALADNLFYIQGKYPEIATKNDFYMALAYTVRDRLLKRWISTTRAYVKNNVKVVCYLSAEFLMGPHLANNLINLGIYEQIRKAVEESGLNLEELIEQEEEPGLGNGGLGRLAACYMDSLSSLEIPAIGYGIRYEFGIFDQEIRNGWQAEITDKWLQWGNPWEIHRPELGYNVKLGGHTESYTDEHGNYRVRWIPNQIIKGIAYDTPILGYQVNTANILRLWKAEAPESFDFQAFNIGDYYGAVNKKVVSENISKVLYPNDEQVQGKQLRLEQQYFFVSCSLQNMIRIHQDHGNSLETFHENFAAQLNDTHPAIGVAELMRLLVDEHHIDWDKAWDITQKTFGYTNHTLLPEALEKWSINLFGSTLPRHLEIIYEINRRFLDQVRLKYPHDVAKIARLSLIDETGDRYVRMANLACVGSHAINGVAALHTELLKQTVLRDFYEFSPEKFSNKTNGVTPRRWIVLSNPGLTSLISSKIGDNWINHLEDLRQLERFVEDANFRQQWRQIKLETKRNLANYIQKKTGVVVNPESLFDIQVKRIHEYKRQHLNVLHIITLYNRIKHNPDCEIVPRTFIFGGKAAPGYYMAKLIIKFINSVAEVVNADPDVRDRLKVVFLPDYNVTLGQKVYPAAELSEQISTAGLEASGTGNMKFSMNGALTIGTLDGANVEIREEVGEENFFLFGLRTEEVYALKARGYNPWEYYNSNPQLKEVIDLIASGIFSHGDTGLFRPLLDSLLYHDPFILLADYQSYIDCQERVSQAYRDQDNWTRMSIVNVARMGKFSSDRSIREYCQEIWNVEPVTIELEEYVQSKAGLNV
- a CDS encoding Crp/Fnr family transcriptional regulator; this encodes MLEPAETVKIFQKQPTIHTFSSGQIIFAEGEPGDCMYGILNGEVEIFVDGKVVETIQKGDVFGVGALVVPEHTRASTAVAKTDCQLAFLDQNGFLFAVQETPMFALLVMRSYSERLRALKRSI